The Hydrogenophaga crocea genome contains a region encoding:
- a CDS encoding ABC transporter ATP-binding protein, with amino-acid sequence MNTASPPPLVELRGLTFGYGERVILDDISLTVPRGKVTALMGASGGGKTTVLRLIGGQIRAQRGQTLFDGADVTTMDPRALYAARRRMGMLFQFGALFTDMSVFDNVAFPLREHTRLPEPLVRDIVLMKLNAVGLRGARNLMPSELSGGMARRVALARAIALDPELVMYDEPFAGLDPISLGTASRLIREINDAMGLTSIVVSHDLDETFAIADQVIVLANGRIAAQGTPDDVRHSDDPLVAQFVNARPEGPVRFHHPAPSLADDFGPGGAR; translated from the coding sequence ATGAACACCGCCTCCCCACCCCCGCTGGTCGAACTGCGCGGGCTCACCTTCGGCTACGGTGAGCGCGTCATCCTCGACGACATCTCGCTGACCGTGCCGCGCGGCAAGGTCACGGCGCTCATGGGCGCCTCGGGCGGTGGCAAAACCACGGTGCTGCGCCTCATCGGCGGCCAGATCCGCGCCCAGCGCGGCCAGACCCTGTTCGATGGCGCCGACGTCACCACCATGGACCCGCGCGCGCTCTACGCGGCGCGCCGCCGCATGGGCATGCTGTTCCAGTTCGGTGCGCTGTTCACCGACATGAGCGTGTTCGACAACGTGGCCTTCCCGTTGCGCGAGCACACCCGGCTGCCCGAGCCGCTGGTGCGCGACATCGTGCTCATGAAGCTCAACGCCGTGGGCCTGCGTGGCGCGCGAAACCTCATGCCCAGCGAACTCTCGGGCGGCATGGCGCGGCGCGTGGCACTGGCCCGCGCCATCGCGCTCGACCCCGAGCTCGTGATGTACGACGAGCCCTTCGCCGGCCTCGACCCGATCTCGCTGGGCACCGCCTCGCGCCTGATCCGCGAAATCAACGACGCCATGGGCCTCACGAGCATCGTGGTCTCGCACGACCTCGACGAAACCTTCGCCATCGCCGACCAGGTGATCGTGCTCGCCAACGGCCGCATCGCGGCGCAGGGCACACCCGACGACGTGCGCCACAGCGACGACCCCCTGGTAGCCCAGTTCGTGAACGCGCGGCCCGAAGGCCCGGTGCGTTTCCACCACCCGGCGCCCTCGCTCGCCGACGACTTCGGCCCCGGAGGCGCGCGATGA
- the mlaE gene encoding lipid asymmetry maintenance ABC transporter permease subunit MlaE, with product MSPLHPARVGRAVRLWLTALGFGARLFVRLVALVGVALRRFGLVRDQIHFLGNHSLSIIGVSGLFVGFVLGLQGYYTLQRYGATDALGVLVALSLVRELGPVVSALLFAGRAGTSLTAEIGLMKAGEQLSAMEMMAVDPVRRVLVPRFWAGVITMPLLAAVFSAVGVIGGWLVGVGLIGLDGGAFWSQMQSGVDVWADVGNGVIKSVVFGFAVTFIALLQGYLARPTPEGVSRATTRTVVMASLTVLGLDFVLTAMMFSI from the coding sequence ATGAGTCCCCTGCACCCCGCCCGCGTCGGCCGCGCCGTGCGCCTGTGGCTCACGGCGCTGGGTTTCGGTGCCCGGCTGTTCGTGCGCCTGGTCGCCCTGGTGGGCGTGGCGCTGCGCCGCTTCGGCCTGGTGCGCGACCAGATCCATTTCCTGGGCAACCACTCGCTGTCCATCATCGGTGTGTCGGGCCTGTTCGTGGGCTTCGTGCTCGGCCTGCAGGGCTACTACACGCTGCAGCGCTACGGCGCCACCGACGCGCTCGGCGTGCTGGTGGCGCTCTCGCTGGTGCGCGAGCTCGGGCCCGTGGTGAGCGCGCTGCTGTTCGCGGGCCGCGCGGGCACCTCGCTCACCGCCGAGATCGGCCTCATGAAGGCCGGCGAGCAGCTCAGCGCCATGGAAATGATGGCCGTGGACCCGGTGCGCCGCGTGCTCGTGCCGCGCTTCTGGGCCGGCGTGATCACCATGCCGCTGCTGGCCGCCGTGTTCAGCGCGGTCGGCGTCATCGGCGGCTGGCTGGTGGGCGTGGGCCTCATCGGCCTCGACGGCGGCGCCTTCTGGAGCCAGATGCAGAGCGGCGTCGATGTCTGGGCCGACGTCGGCAACGGCGTCATCAAGAGCGTCGTGTTCGGCTTCGCCGTCACCTTCATCGCGCTGCTGCAGGGCTACCTCGCACGCCCCACGCCCGAGGGCGTGTCGCGCGCCACCACCCGCACCGTGGTGATGGCCTCGCTCACCGTGCTCGGGCTCGATTTCGTGCTCACCGCCATGATGTTCAGCATCTGA
- the mlaD gene encoding outer membrane lipid asymmetry maintenance protein MlaD: MTSSKNDFWVGLFVLIGGAAILFLALQSANLLSLNFEPTYRVTARFDNAGGLKPGAAVRSAGVVVGRVENIGFDDKTFQASITLSLQKRYAFPKDSSMKILTSGLLGDQYIGIEAGGDPDNLADGAVVTQTQSALVLENLIGQFLFNRAAEGADSKPAAPGAPSTSQ; this comes from the coding sequence ATGACCTCCTCCAAGAACGATTTCTGGGTCGGCCTCTTCGTGCTCATCGGCGGGGCGGCCATCCTGTTCCTCGCGCTGCAATCGGCCAACCTGCTGAGCCTGAACTTCGAGCCCACCTACCGCGTCACCGCGCGCTTCGACAACGCCGGCGGTCTCAAGCCCGGCGCCGCGGTGCGCAGCGCCGGTGTGGTGGTGGGCCGGGTCGAGAACATCGGCTTCGACGACAAGACCTTCCAGGCCAGCATCACGCTCTCGCTGCAGAAGCGCTACGCCTTTCCCAAGGACAGCTCGATGAAGATCCTCACCAGCGGCCTGCTGGGTGACCAGTACATCGGCATCGAGGCCGGGGGCGACCCCGACAACCTCGCCGACGGTGCGGTGGTCACGCAGACGCAATCGGCCCTGGTGCTGGAGAATCTCATCGGCCAGTTCCTGTTCAACCGCGCCGCCGAAGGGGCCGACAGCAAGCCGGCGGCCCCCGGCGCCCCTTCGACCTCGCAGTGA
- a CDS encoding VacJ family lipoprotein — protein sequence MNLPSPLPALRPALAATALVALGGCATGPDADPRDPLEPFNRQVQRFNDAADEAVFKPVATAYVKVTPSPVRTGVNNFFSNLGDLWSAVNAGLQLRPRESGENLMRFGVNTVLGFGGLLDIASEAGIPRSRIDFGQTMGRWGVPSGPYVVWPLLGPSTARDSVGMVADAAGDPVAYVDHVPTRNSLYALRIVDTRAQLLRASNLLDDAALDKYSFTRDFYLSRRQTQINDMIDKGIGLGNGN from the coding sequence ATGAACCTGCCGTCCCCCTTGCCCGCCCTGCGCCCTGCGCTCGCCGCCACCGCCCTGGTCGCCCTGGGCGGCTGCGCCACCGGCCCCGATGCCGATCCGCGCGATCCGCTCGAACCCTTCAACCGCCAGGTGCAGCGCTTCAACGACGCCGCCGACGAAGCGGTGTTCAAGCCCGTGGCCACGGCCTACGTGAAGGTCACGCCCAGCCCGGTGCGCACCGGCGTGAACAACTTCTTCAGCAACCTGGGGGACCTGTGGTCGGCGGTGAACGCGGGCCTGCAGCTGCGCCCGCGCGAAAGCGGCGAGAACCTCATGCGCTTCGGCGTCAACACCGTGCTCGGCTTCGGTGGCCTGCTCGACATCGCGAGCGAGGCGGGCATTCCGCGCAGCCGCATCGACTTCGGCCAGACCATGGGTCGCTGGGGCGTGCCCTCGGGCCCGTACGTGGTGTGGCCGCTGCTGGGCCCGTCGACCGCGCGCGACAGCGTGGGCATGGTGGCCGACGCCGCGGGCGATCCGGTGGCCTACGTGGACCACGTGCCCACCCGCAACAGCCTCTATGCCCTGCGCATCGTGGACACGCGCGCGCAGCTGCTGCGTGCGTCCAACCTGCTCGACGACGCGGCGCTCGACAAGTACAGCTTCACCCGCGACTTCTACCTCAGCCGTCGCCAGACCCAGATCAACGACATGATCGACAAAGGCATCGGCCTGGGCAACGGGAACTGA
- a CDS encoding MlaC/ttg2D family ABC transporter substrate-binding protein: MTKNLLQRRAWIAGLTLAAMAWSLPAAASEAPDALVKRISTEVLDTIKTDPAIRAGDMNKIMALVDSKIMPNVNFTRMTASAVGRGWRQATPEQQKQLETEFKALLVRTYSGALGEVRDQTLSFKPMRMRPEDTEVVVRSEVRGKGEPIQLDYRLEKVGDGWKIYDLNVLGLWLVETYRNQFAQEINANGIDGLIKSLSQRNKASATAKTS; encoded by the coding sequence ATGACGAAGAACCTGCTGCAACGACGCGCCTGGATCGCCGGCCTCACGCTGGCCGCGATGGCCTGGAGCCTGCCGGCCGCGGCCTCGGAAGCGCCCGATGCCCTGGTCAAGCGCATCTCCACCGAGGTGCTCGACACCATCAAGACCGATCCCGCGATCCGCGCCGGCGACATGAACAAGATCATGGCGCTGGTCGACAGCAAGATCATGCCCAACGTGAACTTCACGCGCATGACCGCGTCCGCGGTGGGCCGCGGCTGGCGGCAGGCCACGCCCGAGCAGCAGAAGCAGCTCGAAACCGAGTTCAAGGCCCTGCTGGTGCGCACCTACTCGGGCGCGCTGGGCGAGGTCCGCGACCAGACCCTGAGCTTCAAGCCCATGCGCATGCGCCCCGAAGACACCGAGGTGGTGGTGCGCTCCGAGGTGCGCGGCAAGGGCGAGCCCATCCAGCTCGACTACCGCCTCGAGAAGGTGGGCGACGGCTGGAAGATCTACGACCTGAACGTGCTCGGCCTGTGGCTGGTGGAAACCTACCGCAACCAGTTCGCCCAGGAGATCAACGCCAACGGCATCGACGGCCTGATCAAATCGCTGTCCCAGCGCAACAAGGCCAGCGCCACGGCCAAGACCAGCTGA
- a CDS encoding STAS domain-containing protein, whose translation MNEPRLPERLTLDEAAATLGALRAAVAGGEGGAAVTVDAGALRHFDSSAVAVLLELRRELQQQGRTLQVRQWPPRLQDLVRVYGVQELLTA comes from the coding sequence ATGAACGAGCCCCGCCTGCCCGAACGCCTCACGCTCGACGAGGCCGCTGCCACCCTGGGCGCGTTGCGCGCGGCGGTGGCGGGGGGCGAGGGCGGCGCGGCCGTCACGGTCGATGCGGGCGCCCTGCGCCACTTCGATTCGTCGGCCGTGGCGGTGCTGCTGGAGTTGCGTCGCGAACTGCAGCAGCAGGGCCGCACGCTGCAGGTGCGGCAGTGGCCGCCGCGTCTGCAGGACCTGGTCCGCGTCTACGGCGTGCAGGAGTTGCTGACCGCCTGA
- a CDS encoding ABC transporter ATP-binding protein, producing the protein MPAVSFQNVSKTYATTRGPLHALRSVSFDIEPGEFFGLLGPNGAGKTTLISILAGLARASEGRVVVHGHDVLSDYREARRHLGVVPQELVFDPFFNVRETLRIQSGYFGVRRNDDWIDELLTGLGLADKATANMRQLSGGMKRRVLIAQALVHKPPVIVLDEPTAGVDVELRQTLWQFVSGLNKRLGSTVLLTTHYLEEAEALCGRIAMLKQGQVVALESTSALLARAASNVLRFKTDAALPADIAAQARITGRVVQLPALDARAVEHVLARLREAGVMPEDIEVRKADLEDVFLDLTGAHTRPAAGPPQGGAAPSGGSEDTSVPSVGARKS; encoded by the coding sequence ATGCCAGCCGTCTCCTTCCAGAACGTCTCCAAGACCTACGCCACGACCCGTGGCCCCCTGCACGCCCTTCGCTCGGTGTCCTTCGACATCGAGCCCGGCGAGTTCTTCGGCCTGCTCGGCCCCAATGGCGCGGGCAAGACCACGCTCATCAGCATCCTGGCCGGGCTCGCGCGCGCCAGCGAGGGCAGGGTGGTCGTTCACGGCCACGACGTGCTCAGCGACTACCGCGAGGCACGCCGCCACCTGGGCGTGGTGCCGCAGGAACTGGTGTTCGACCCCTTCTTCAATGTGCGCGAAACCCTGCGCATCCAGTCGGGCTACTTCGGCGTGCGCCGCAACGACGACTGGATCGACGAGTTGCTGACGGGTCTGGGTCTGGCCGACAAGGCCACGGCCAACATGCGCCAGCTCTCGGGCGGCATGAAGCGCCGCGTGCTGATCGCGCAGGCGCTGGTTCACAAGCCGCCCGTGATCGTGCTCGACGAGCCCACGGCGGGTGTGGACGTGGAGCTGCGCCAGACCCTGTGGCAGTTCGTCTCGGGCCTGAACAAGCGCCTGGGCAGCACGGTGCTGCTCACCACCCATTACCTCGAAGAGGCCGAGGCCCTGTGCGGGCGCATCGCCATGCTCAAGCAGGGCCAGGTGGTGGCGCTCGAGTCCACCTCGGCGCTGCTCGCGCGCGCCGCGTCCAACGTGCTGCGCTTCAAGACCGACGCCGCGCTGCCCGCCGACATCGCGGCCCAGGCGCGCATCACGGGCCGCGTGGTGCAACTGCCCGCGCTCGATGCGCGTGCCGTGGAGCATGTGCTGGCCCGCCTGCGCGAAGCCGGTGTGATGCCCGAGGACATCGAGGTGCGCAAGGCCGACCTCGAGGACGTGTTCCTCGATCTCACGGGTGCACACACACGCCCCGCCGCCGGGCCGCCCCAAGGCGGGGCAGCCCCCTCGGGGGGCAGCGAGGACACGTCAGTGCCGAGCGTGGGGGCGCGTAAATCATGA
- a CDS encoding ABC transporter permease, translating to MTGWQTLFYKEVLRFWKVSFQTVAAPVLTALLYLLIFAHVLEDRVQVYESVNYTAFLLPGLVMMSVLQNAFANSSSSLIQSKIMGNLVFLLLTPLSHRAWFVAYVGSSIVRGLAVGAGVMAVAWWFAQPTLVAPLWILVFAVLGAALLGALGLIAGLWAEKFDQMAAFQNFIIMPMTFLSGVFYSIHSLPAFWQKVSHLNPFFYMIDGFRYGFFGRSDVSPWLSLLLVGGALAAVSALALHLLKTGYKVRH from the coding sequence ATGACCGGCTGGCAAACGCTGTTCTACAAAGAGGTGCTGCGCTTCTGGAAGGTCTCGTTCCAGACCGTGGCCGCGCCGGTGCTCACCGCGCTGCTCTACCTGCTGATCTTTGCGCACGTGCTCGAAGACCGCGTGCAGGTCTACGAGTCGGTGAACTACACCGCCTTCCTGCTGCCCGGCCTCGTGATGATGAGCGTGCTGCAGAACGCCTTCGCCAACAGCAGCTCCTCGCTGATCCAGAGCAAGATCATGGGCAACCTGGTCTTCCTGTTGCTCACGCCGCTGTCGCACCGCGCGTGGTTCGTGGCCTATGTTGGCTCTTCCATCGTGCGCGGCCTCGCGGTGGGCGCGGGCGTGATGGCGGTGGCCTGGTGGTTCGCGCAGCCCACGCTGGTGGCGCCGCTGTGGATTCTGGTGTTCGCGGTCCTGGGCGCGGCGCTGCTGGGCGCGCTCGGGCTGATCGCCGGCCTGTGGGCCGAGAAGTTCGACCAGATGGCCGCGTTCCAGAACTTCATCATCATGCCCATGACCTTTCTTTCGGGCGTGTTCTACTCCATCCACTCGCTGCCCGCCTTCTGGCAGAAGGTGAGCCACCTCAATCCCTTCTTCTACATGATCGACGGCTTCCGCTACGGCTTCTTCGGCCGCAGCGACGTGTCGCCCTGGCTCAGCCTGCTGCTGGTGGGCGGTGCGCTGGCCGCGGTCAGCGCGCTCGCGCTGCACCTGCTCAAGACGGGCTACAAGGTCCGCCACTGA
- a CDS encoding BolA family protein produces the protein MNAEQLQALIAAGLPCDHIEVTGDGRHWSAVIVSPAFEGKRAIQRHQAVYATLGQRMHTDEVHALSMKTLTPAEWAAQG, from the coding sequence ATGAACGCCGAACAACTGCAAGCCCTCATCGCCGCCGGTCTGCCCTGCGACCACATCGAGGTCACCGGCGATGGCCGTCACTGGTCGGCCGTGATCGTCTCGCCGGCCTTCGAAGGCAAGCGCGCCATCCAGCGCCACCAGGCGGTCTATGCCACGCTGGGCCAGCGCATGCACACCGACGAGGTGCACGCGCTGTCGATGAAAACCCTCACGCCGGCCGAATGGGCCGCACAAGGCTGA
- the murA gene encoding UDP-N-acetylglucosamine 1-carboxyvinyltransferase yields MDKLLIRGGRKLSGEITVSGAKNAALPELCAALLTDEPVTLTNVPRLRDVSTMRQLLTHMGVHTEDVAGERGGLLLHARGVLKAEAPYELVKTMRASVLVLGPLLARFGAARVSLPGGCAIGSRPVDQHIKGMQAMGAEIVVEHGYMVARLPAGRKRLHGARIATDMVTVTGTENFLMAAALAEGETLLENAAQEPEVTDLAEMLIKMGAKIEGHGTSRIHVQGVERLNGCTHEVVADRIETGTFLCAVAATGGDVLLRQARADHLDAVIDKLTDAGAEVEAGSNAAGPFIRIRASGRLKAQTFRTTEYPGFPTDMQAQFMAVNAVADGTSKVTETIFENRFMHVNELVRLGARIQTEGKVAMVEGVPQLSGATVMATDLRASASLVIAGLVAEGETTVDRIYHLDRGYDQMEVKLRALGADIERIK; encoded by the coding sequence ATGGACAAACTCCTGATCCGCGGAGGCCGCAAGCTCAGCGGCGAGATCACCGTCTCCGGCGCCAAGAACGCGGCCCTGCCCGAGCTCTGCGCCGCGCTGCTCACCGACGAGCCCGTGACGCTCACCAACGTGCCGCGCCTGCGCGACGTGAGCACCATGCGCCAGTTGCTCACCCACATGGGCGTGCACACCGAAGACGTGGCGGGCGAGCGCGGCGGCCTGCTGCTGCACGCGCGCGGCGTGCTCAAGGCCGAGGCGCCCTACGAACTCGTGAAGACCATGCGCGCCTCGGTGCTGGTGCTGGGCCCGCTGCTCGCGCGCTTCGGCGCGGCGCGCGTCTCGTTGCCCGGCGGCTGCGCCATCGGTTCGCGGCCGGTCGACCAGCACATCAAGGGCATGCAGGCCATGGGCGCCGAGATCGTGGTCGAACACGGCTACATGGTGGCGCGCCTGCCCGCGGGCCGCAAACGCCTGCACGGCGCGCGCATCGCCACCGACATGGTCACCGTGACCGGCACCGAGAACTTCCTCATGGCTGCGGCGCTGGCCGAGGGCGAGACCCTGCTCGAGAACGCGGCGCAGGAACCCGAGGTGACCGACCTCGCCGAGATGCTCATCAAGATGGGCGCGAAGATCGAAGGCCACGGCACCAGCCGCATCCACGTGCAGGGCGTCGAACGCCTCAATGGCTGCACGCACGAGGTGGTGGCCGACCGCATCGAGACCGGCACCTTCCTGTGCGCCGTGGCCGCCACGGGCGGCGACGTGCTGCTGCGCCAGGCGCGCGCCGACCACCTCGACGCCGTGATCGACAAGCTCACCGACGCGGGCGCCGAGGTCGAGGCCGGCTCGAACGCCGCCGGGCCCTTCATCCGCATCCGTGCCAGCGGCCGCCTCAAGGCCCAGACCTTCCGCACCACCGAGTACCCCGGCTTCCCCACCGACATGCAGGCCCAGTTCATGGCGGTGAATGCCGTGGCCGACGGCACCAGCAAGGTCACCGAGACCATTTTCGAAAACCGCTTCATGCACGTGAACGAGCTGGTGCGCCTGGGCGCGCGCATCCAGACCGAGGGCAAGGTGGCAATGGTCGAAGGCGTGCCCCAGCTCTCGGGCGCCACCGTGATGGCCACCGACCTGCGTGCCTCGGCCAGCCTGGTGATCGCCGGCCTGGTGGCCGAGGGCGAGACCACCGTCGACCGCATCTACCACCTCGACCGCGGCTACGACCAGATGGAAGTGAAGCTGCGCGCCCTGGGCGCCGACATCGAGCGCATCAAATGA
- the hisG gene encoding ATP phosphoribosyltransferase yields the protein MSQTITLALSKGRIFDETMPLLRAAGIEVLEDPEKSRKLILPTNQNDVRVVLVRATDVPTYVEHGGADLGVTGKDTLIEHGGLGLYQPLDLNIARCRVSVAVRADFDYASAVRQGSRLRVATKYTTIARDFFAAKGVHVDLIKLYGSMELAPLTGLADAIVDLVSTGNTLKANHLVEVERIMDISSRLVVNQAALKLKQARLRPLIDAFAGAIQP from the coding sequence ATGAGCCAGACCATCACGCTGGCCCTGTCCAAGGGCCGCATCTTCGACGAGACGATGCCGCTGCTGCGCGCCGCCGGCATCGAGGTGCTCGAAGACCCGGAGAAGTCGCGCAAGCTCATCCTGCCGACCAACCAGAACGACGTGCGCGTGGTGCTGGTGCGCGCCACCGACGTGCCGACCTATGTGGAGCACGGCGGCGCCGATCTCGGCGTGACCGGCAAGGACACGCTGATCGAGCACGGCGGCCTGGGCCTGTACCAGCCGCTGGACCTCAACATCGCGCGCTGCCGCGTGAGCGTGGCCGTGCGCGCCGATTTCGACTACGCCTCGGCCGTGCGCCAGGGATCGCGCCTGCGCGTGGCCACCAAGTACACCACCATTGCGCGCGACTTCTTCGCCGCCAAGGGCGTGCACGTGGACCTGATCAAGCTCTACGGCAGCATGGAGCTCGCGCCGCTCACCGGCCTGGCCGATGCCATCGTGGACCTCGTGTCCACCGGCAACACGCTCAAGGCCAACCACCTCGTGGAGGTCGAGCGCATCATGGACATCAGCTCCCGCCTGGTGGTGAACCAGGCGGCCCTCAAACTCAAACAGGCGCGCCTGCGCCCCCTCATCGACGCCTTCGCCGGCGCCATCCAGCCCTGA
- the hisD gene encoding histidinol dehydrogenase has translation MNPAATPLRLSTAQTDFEARFAARLHWSSETDHAIEQRVADILADVQRRGDAAVLEYTARFDGLQAASVAELELTQADFKAAFDALPAAQREALQAAAARVRRYHEAQKKANGEGWSYRDEDGTLLGQKVTPLDRVGIYVPGGKAAYPSSLIMNAVPAHVAGVPEIVMVVPTPVRGSVATGGSGAATAARGERNELVLAAAHVAGVTRAFTIGGAQAVAALAYGTATVPKVDKITGPGNAYVASAKKRVFGTVGIDMIAGPSEILVLADGSTPAEWVAMDLFSQAEHDELAQSILLCPDAAYIAAVQAAIDRLLPTMPRAAIIAKSLNDRGALIHTRSMEEACAISNRIAPEHLEVSSAEPHRWEPLLRHAGAIFLGAYTSESLGDYCAGPNHVLPTSGTARFSSPLGVYDFQKRSSLIEVSAAGAQSLGTVAAELAYGEGLQAHARAAELRLNDVPPMRGAR, from the coding sequence ATGAACCCCGCCGCCACGCCCCTTCGCCTGTCCACCGCCCAAACCGATTTCGAGGCGCGCTTCGCGGCGCGCCTGCATTGGTCGAGCGAGACGGACCATGCGATCGAGCAGCGCGTGGCCGACATCCTGGCCGACGTGCAGCGGCGCGGCGATGCCGCGGTGCTCGAGTACACCGCGCGCTTCGACGGTCTGCAGGCCGCGAGCGTGGCCGAACTCGAACTCACCCAGGCCGACTTCAAGGCCGCCTTCGACGCCCTGCCCGCCGCGCAGCGCGAAGCCCTGCAGGCCGCGGCCGCGCGCGTGCGCCGCTACCACGAGGCGCAGAAGAAAGCCAATGGCGAAGGCTGGAGCTACCGCGACGAAGACGGCACGCTGCTGGGCCAGAAGGTCACGCCGCTGGACCGCGTGGGCATCTACGTGCCCGGCGGCAAGGCCGCCTACCCGTCGAGCCTGATCATGAACGCCGTGCCCGCGCACGTGGCCGGCGTGCCCGAGATCGTGATGGTGGTGCCCACGCCGGTGCGTGGCAGCGTCGCCACCGGCGGCAGCGGCGCGGCCACGGCCGCGCGCGGCGAGCGCAACGAACTCGTGCTGGCCGCGGCCCACGTGGCCGGTGTCACGCGCGCCTTCACCATCGGCGGCGCGCAGGCCGTGGCCGCGCTGGCCTACGGCACGGCCACCGTGCCCAAGGTCGACAAGATCACCGGCCCCGGCAACGCCTACGTGGCCAGCGCCAAGAAGCGCGTGTTCGGCACCGTGGGCATCGACATGATCGCGGGCCCGAGCGAGATCCTGGTGCTCGCCGACGGCAGCACGCCGGCCGAGTGGGTGGCCATGGACCTGTTCAGCCAGGCCGAGCACGACGAACTCGCGCAGAGCATCCTGCTGTGCCCCGACGCGGCCTACATAGCCGCCGTGCAGGCCGCGATCGACCGCCTGCTGCCCACCATGCCGCGCGCGGCCATCATCGCCAAGAGTCTCAACGACCGCGGCGCGCTGATCCACACGCGCAGCATGGAAGAGGCCTGCGCCATCAGCAACCGCATCGCGCCCGAGCACCTCGAGGTCTCGAGCGCCGAGCCGCACCGCTGGGAGCCGCTGCTGCGGCACGCCGGCGCGATCTTCCTCGGCGCGTACACCAGCGAAAGCCTGGGCGACTACTGCGCCGGTCCCAACCACGTGCTGCCCACCAGCGGCACGGCCCGTTTTTCCTCGCCGCTGGGGGTGTACGACTTCCAGAAGCGCAGCAGCCTGATCGAGGTCAGCGCCGCGGGCGCGCAATCGCTCGGTACCGTGGCCGCCGAACTCGCCTATGGCGAAGGCCTGCAGGCCCACGCGCGCGCCGCCGAACTGCGCCTGAACGACGTTCCCCCGATGCGAGGTGCCCGATGA
- the hisC gene encoding histidinol-phosphate transaminase, translating into MNTPLNTNPMARIRQDVQSMHAYAIQNSAGMLKLDAMENPFALPLPLQAELGRRLGAVAINRYPGARIDELKRALEQHIDLPPGHALMLGNGSDELISLIAMGCDLPGATILAPLPGFVMYAMSAQLQGLGFHGVPLTAGFELDEAAMLAAMREHRPAITYLAYPNNPTANLWDAAVIRRLIAEAASFGGLVVMDEAYQPFSSHTWLDEMRAHPGANAHVLLMRTLSKFGLAGVRIGYLVGPQALVHEFDKLRPPYNVSVLNAECALFALEHADVFAGQAAQIREQRERLVAALAAMPGVTPFPSQANMVLVRVPDAKRSFEALKAQGVLVKNVSTMHPLLAQCLRLTVGSPDENTQLLRALQTAL; encoded by the coding sequence ATGAACACGCCTTTGAACACCAACCCCATGGCCCGCATCCGCCAGGACGTGCAGTCCATGCACGCCTATGCGATCCAGAACTCGGCCGGCATGCTCAAGCTCGACGCGATGGAAAACCCCTTCGCGCTGCCGCTGCCGCTGCAGGCCGAGCTCGGCCGCCGCCTCGGCGCCGTGGCCATCAACCGCTACCCGGGCGCGCGCATCGACGAGCTCAAGCGCGCGCTCGAGCAGCACATCGACCTGCCGCCCGGCCACGCGCTGATGCTGGGCAACGGGTCGGACGAACTCATCTCGCTGATCGCCATGGGCTGCGACCTGCCGGGCGCCACCATCCTCGCGCCGCTGCCCGGCTTCGTCATGTATGCCATGAGCGCGCAGCTGCAGGGCCTGGGTTTTCACGGCGTGCCGCTCACGGCCGGATTCGAACTCGACGAAGCCGCCATGCTGGCCGCCATGCGCGAGCACCGCCCCGCCATCACCTACCTGGCCTACCCCAACAACCCCACGGCCAACCTGTGGGACGCGGCCGTGATCCGCCGCCTCATCGCCGAGGCCGCCAGCTTCGGCGGCCTGGTGGTGATGGACGAGGCCTACCAGCCCTTCTCCAGCCACACCTGGCTCGACGAGATGCGCGCCCACCCCGGGGCCAACGCACACGTGCTGCTCATGCGCACGCTGTCCAAGTTCGGCCTGGCGGGCGTGCGCATCGGCTACCTCGTGGGGCCGCAGGCCCTGGTGCACGAGTTCGACAAGCTGCGCCCGCCCTACAACGTGAGCGTGCTCAACGCCGAGTGCGCGCTGTTCGCGCTCGAACACGCCGACGTGTTCGCGGGCCAGGCCGCGCAGATCCGCGAGCAGCGCGAGCGGCTCGTTGCCGCGCTCGCCGCCATGCCCGGCGTCACGCCGTTCCCGAGCCAGGCCAACATGGTGCTGGTGCGCGTGCCCGATGCGAAGCGCAGCTTCGAGGCCCTCAAGGCCCAGGGCGTGCTCGTGAAGAATGTTTCTACAATGCACCCGCTGCTGGCCCAGTGTCTGCGGCTCACGGTGGGCTCTCCCGACGAGAACACCCAGCTCCTCCGCGCCTTGCAGACCGCCCTATGA